One Miscanthus floridulus cultivar M001 chromosome 11, ASM1932011v1, whole genome shotgun sequence DNA window includes the following coding sequences:
- the LOC136492332 gene encoding protein synthesis inhibitor II-like, with protein sequence MNPQSFFLVSLACFFVHLVAQAQAAPSSVHLYFELSTQTYDYLWTKLRRQLRQPSNPEYVPPNVQGRYVLGPRRPEFYGTPLGWIMVHVTGAATEDKTTLAIANDDLYLLGFRNSTGHWYILTGFGGLPGAITMPFTESYYDLVGGHLNLPTVPLGKQSAIEAVKILASCDHFDTTTEAQVKQALVRFVVMIAEAARFPAIRGTFSSSHKWQQQTFITQTQAKRVVHWGKLSTLLVIWKRTYAWGGDRARNVRDAIGVNGPRDALDLVDFLLRPENI encoded by the coding sequence ATGAATCCGCAGTCATTTTTCCTTGTTTCTCTAGCCTGCTTTTTTGTGCACCTGGTGGCCCAAGCACAAGCAGCTCCGTCGTCTGTGCATCTTTACTTTGAGCTATCTACTCAAACATATGATTATTTGTGGACGAAGCTACGAAGGCAGCTGAGGCAGCCGAGTAATCCGGAATATGTGCCACCAAATGTGCAAGGCAGATATGTTCTTGGGCCGCGGCGCCCCGAGTTCTACGGCACGCCATTGGGATGGATTATGGTCCATGTCACCGGGGCAGCAACAGAAGACAAGACTACGCTAGCGATAGCCAATGATGATCTGTACCTTCTTGGCTTCAGGAACAGCACTGGACATTGGTACATCCTTACTGGATTTGGTGGATTACCTGGAGCCATCACAATGCCGTTCACGGAGTCATACTACGATCTGGTTGGCGGTCACCTGAACCTTCCCACAGTTCCATTAGGGAAACAGTCTGCCATAGAAGCCGTCAAGATACTTGCAAGCTGCGACCACTTCGACACAACCACCGAAGCACAAGTCAAGCAAGCGCTGGTCCGGTTTGTGGTGATGATTGCAGAAGCCGCGCGGTTTCCAGCGATCCGAGGTACATTCAGCTCATCTCACAAGTGGCAGCAGCAGACCTTCATCACCCAAACACAGGCAAAACGTGTTGTCCATTGGGGAAAGCTCTCAACACTTCTAGTGATTTGGAAGCGAACTTACGCGTGGGGTGGCGATCGCGCAAGAAACGTGAGGGATGCGATTGGAGTCAATGGTCCTCGCGATGCTCTCGACTTAGTTGATTTCCTCCTTCGCCCAGAAAATATTTAA
- the LOC136492331 gene encoding uncharacterized protein, protein MDLLPDGVLTDILRRLAPCSLAASRCVRKSWCTIIDTMRLLRTDLLPLRLDGFFCLDNILVPPPYFFSRNRSTAGRHRRIRGRLDFLGTPLDLHIVDHCNGLLLLDHGRVVNPATRQWVRLPPSPDPSVVMEDFFQGHCLVYDPVVSPHYEVVLIHLLPRVLGPNNEFRADSEWPLSPYTTHVFSSRSWRWEARSFVRQGVAAGTIADKLPESQLFERHSVYLRGKLYVHCENHTVMRITLSNDKFRVIKCPTVSEMAGVGVLSLGKSEKGVYSGLSWNDGCPRFRVWFLNEPCEQMEWVLKSDISLQAVAQNFPFSNHNIYSSWAVTSKSSEHAEGSGARAEFEWDSDDGVVLETKDGDDDGTYYHRQTSFLGFHPFKEIAFFWVSWSRVVSYHLTNSNVQYLGILNTHSVCKSFPYTSCWVGELRENN, encoded by the exons ATGGACCTGCTCCCAGACGGCGTGCTCACCGACATCTTGCGCCGCCTCGCGCCGTGCAGCCTTGCCGCGTCACGATGCGTCCGCAAGTCCTGGTGCACCATCATCGACACCATGCGCTTGCTGCGAACCGATCTCCTCCCTCTCCGGCTTGATGGCTTCTTCTGTCTCGACAATATCCTCGTTCCTCCGCCATATTTCTTCTCACGCAACAGATCAACAGCAGGCCGCCACCGGCGGATCCGCGGCAGGCTCGACTTCCTGGGCACGCCCTTGGATCTGCACATCGTGGATCACTGCAATGGCCTGCTCCTGCTTGACCATGGGCGGGTGGTTAACCCTGCCACGCGACAGTGGGTGCGCCTGCCTCCCTCTCCTGACCCATCCGTTGTGATGGAGGACTTTTTCCAGGGCCATTGCCTTGTGTATGATCCCGTCGTGTCACCCCACTACGAGGTCGTGTTGATACACTTGCTTCCTCGAGTACTTGGCCCTAACAATGAATTTAGGGCGGACTCGGAATGGCCGTTGTCGCCGTACACGACGCACGTCTTCTCGTCAAGGAGCTGGAGGTGGGAAGCGAGGTCCTTCGTCCGCCAAGGGGTGGCGGCAGGGACCATTGCCGACAAGCTCCCCGAAAGCCAACTGTTCGAACGCCACTCTGTCTATCTCCGGGGAAAACTCTACGTTCACTGCGAAAACCATACTGTCATGAG GATAACCTTGTCGAATGACAAGTTCCGGGTGATTAAATGCCCCACGGTGAGTGAAATGGCTGGTGTTGGTGTTCTTTCCTTGGGTAAATCAGAGAAAGGGGTGTACTCTGGACTATCTTGGAACGATGGTTGCCCACGATTTCGAGTGTGGTTTCTCAACGAACCATGCGAGCAGATGGAGTGGGTGTTGAAGAGCGACATCAGCCTTCAAGCAGTGGCACAAAATTTCCCCTTCAGCAATCACAACATTTACAGCAGTTGGGCCGTCACCTCTAAATCTAGTGAGCATGCGGAGGGATCCGGGGCACGAGCGGAATTTGAATGGGACTCGGACGATGGTGTTGTTCTTGAAAccaaagatggtgatgatgatggaacATACTACCACCGACAAACATCTTTCCTCGGATTTCATCCTTTCAAAGAGATTGCCTTCTTTTGGGTATCATGGTCGAGAGTGGTATCTTATCACTTGACCAACTCAAACGTTCAATACCTAGGCATATTAAACACACATTCCGTATGTAAGTCATTTCCATACACATCCTGCTGGGTGGGGGAGTTACGTGAAAACAATTAG